From Hippea alviniae EP5-r, the proteins below share one genomic window:
- a CDS encoding radical SAM protein, which produces MEFLFGPVPSRRLGLSLGVNIIPYKTCTYNCVYCEAGKTTKLTVKRESFFEPADIEREFTENVDKMGRIDVVTFSGGGEPTLNKDLGRFIRFVKDKGFKVAVLTNGSLMFMEDVREDLMSADVVIPSLDAVLESSFIKVNRPHGSLKIERIIDGLVDFCKDFKGEVWLEVLLVRSLNDSKDDLKALSDAIERIKPSKVQVGTVDRPPAESWVEKLSDKEMMDVYVYLSAHTSVEVELIGGFNKENDAFKDDVERAILKLINIRPCSKDELKSIFSLDESRLNEILEKFEKEGRVYRYTYGNKQFIAGNVSLVK; this is translated from the coding sequence ATGGAGTTTCTTTTTGGTCCTGTGCCTTCAAGAAGGTTGGGTTTGAGTTTGGGTGTAAATATAATACCCTATAAAACATGCACATACAACTGTGTCTATTGTGAAGCAGGGAAAACGACAAAACTCACTGTAAAAAGAGAGAGCTTTTTTGAACCTGCCGACATAGAGAGAGAGTTTACTGAAAATGTTGATAAGATGGGCAGGATAGATGTTGTTACATTTTCTGGCGGTGGCGAGCCAACGCTTAATAAAGATTTGGGAAGGTTTATAAGGTTTGTTAAGGATAAGGGTTTTAAGGTTGCAGTCCTGACGAATGGCAGTCTCATGTTTATGGAAGATGTGAGAGAAGATTTGATGAGCGCTGATGTTGTTATACCAAGTCTTGATGCTGTGTTGGAGAGTAGTTTTATAAAGGTAAACAGGCCGCACGGTAGCCTTAAGATTGAAAGGATAATAGATGGTTTGGTTGATTTTTGCAAAGACTTCAAAGGCGAAGTGTGGCTTGAAGTTCTACTTGTGAGAAGTTTGAATGATTCTAAGGATGATTTGAAAGCCTTAAGTGATGCAATAGAGAGAATAAAGCCATCAAAAGTTCAGGTAGGCACGGTTGATAGGCCGCCTGCTGAGAGTTGGGTCGAAAAACTCTCAGATAAAGAGATGATGGATGTTTATGTGTATTTGAGTGCGCATACTTCCGTTGAAGTTGAGCTTATAGGTGGGTTTAACAAAGAGAATGACGCATTTAAAGATGATGTGGAAAGGGCTATATTAAAACTGATAAATATAAGGCCATGCTCTAAAGACGAGTTGAAGAGTATATTCTCGCTGGATGAGAGTAGGCTGAATGAAATATTGGAAAAGTTTGAGAAGGAAGGAAGGGTATATCGCTATACTTATGGCAATAAACAGTTTATAGCTGGAAATGTGTCGTTGGTTAAATAG
- the proC gene encoding pyrroline-5-carboxylate reductase produces the protein MLKDKTIGIIGVGKMGSALLTGLLNVGIDKKNIIVSDISDKAEVIKEKYGVRFMTNPELAKESDIIILAVQPIDIFECLQNIYPFVDNSKLIISIAAGIKVEVMRSILKKGRFIRVMPNIAAIVKQAASAIYCGPRTTKEDEEVAMAILGLVGEVVVIHNERYMDAVTGLSGSGPAYVFEVIEALADGGVKVGLRREDALKLAAQTVKGAAELVLKTGKHPAELKDMVASPGGTTIYGLAELEKRGTRGGFIEAVWAATKRSEELGS, from the coding sequence ATGTTAAAAGACAAAACCATAGGCATAATCGGTGTCGGTAAGATGGGCAGTGCACTTCTTACAGGTCTATTGAATGTCGGTATAGACAAAAAGAATATTATAGTTTCAGATATATCAGACAAAGCAGAAGTAATCAAAGAGAAATATGGTGTTAGGTTTATGACAAACCCAGAGCTTGCAAAAGAGTCAGATATAATCATTTTGGCCGTTCAGCCAATCGATATATTCGAATGCTTGCAGAATATCTATCCCTTTGTTGACAACAGCAAACTCATAATCTCAATAGCAGCAGGTATAAAAGTCGAAGTTATGAGATCAATACTAAAAAAGGGAAGATTTATTCGTGTAATGCCAAACATAGCAGCAATCGTAAAACAGGCTGCAAGTGCGATATACTGTGGCCCAAGAACAACAAAAGAAGATGAAGAAGTTGCCATGGCAATTTTAGGCCTTGTTGGTGAAGTTGTTGTAATTCACAACGAAAGATACATGGACGCAGTAACAGGATTGTCTGGTTCTGGTCCTGCTTATGTGTTTGAAGTTATTGAAGCGTTAGCAGATGGCGGCGTAAAGGTGGGTTTGCGCAGAGAAGATGCTCTAAAGCTTGCAGCCCAAACAGTCAAAGGCGCAGCAGAGTTAGTCTTAAAAACAGGCAAACACCCGGCAGAACTAAAAGACATGGTTGCATCACCCGGCGGAACAACAATTTACGGCCTTGCCGAGTTAGAAAAGAGAGGCACCCGCGGTGGCTTCATAGAAGCTGTCTGGGCAGCAACAAAGAGAAGCGAAGAACTGGGTAGCTAA
- a CDS encoding pilus assembly PilX N-terminal domain-containing protein, giving the protein MIKNKKGIALIVTLVLAAISVILIGVLMNLVITGTKISGVFKQYTSALEAAKGGMEDFISSMGTFVYYKGLSTDNESICKIQQDTDNWGESCKSYMKAKGYTEAELSSHSSVEDIIDYPDMVKDFGNYKVYVKLIDAKGAADGWYYTVDVVSQSKSDSRERAWLTVFLKTD; this is encoded by the coding sequence ATGATAAAAAACAAAAAAGGAATAGCTTTGATAGTTACACTTGTTCTGGCTGCTATTTCTGTTATATTAATAGGTGTATTGATGAATCTTGTTATAACTGGGACGAAAATATCTGGTGTATTTAAACAGTATACTTCGGCTTTGGAAGCAGCAAAAGGCGGAATGGAAGACTTTATATCGTCAATGGGAACTTTTGTTTATTACAAAGGTCTTTCTACTGACAATGAGTCTATATGTAAAATTCAACAGGATACAGATAATTGGGGCGAAAGCTGTAAAAGTTATATGAAAGCGAAGGGTTATACTGAAGCTGAGCTATCGAGCCACTCTTCGGTTGAAGATATAATAGATTACCCTGATATGGTAAAAGACTTCGGAAACTATAAAGTATATGTTAAGCTTATTGATGCTAAAGGTGCCGCCGATGGTTGGTATTATACTGTAGATGTAGTCTCTCAGAGTAAAAGTGATAGTAGAGAAAGAGCATGGCTAACCGTATTTTTAAAAACGGATTAA
- a CDS encoding PilW family protein encodes MSKKGITLIELLVVIAILGIVLAITFKSYISILKIQTQQSGIASGNLNTDIALEVLRKDIEMAGFGLPRITNGSCSEAVSDSTYTPDPSTLNTNCDPLAPFSLSDNTGPNQSDVLAIRSSVAALNSSTEHWGYVSSNGYKELGKSGDVSDVVFNIIDPKSMEPLQISPCKLSSLTLVGGKVYLVFGLGDKSVNMPFNRVDYFLYRPANGMPSRCSPNSYELYRATIDQSDGKRNRQPIFDCVEDFQVVFGLDTNDNGTIDKWSSSLPSDLYDLDKQLKQLRVFIVYQEGKKDPNFSFSGSISIGDSDTGEIKKFTPTGDDVHYRWRMTELVVYPMNITLRERKLQ; translated from the coding sequence ATGAGTAAAAAAGGTATAACTTTAATAGAATTATTAGTAGTTATAGCTATTTTGGGTATTGTTTTAGCTATAACCTTTAAGAGCTATATATCTATTTTAAAGATTCAAACTCAACAGTCTGGTATAGCAAGCGGTAATCTGAATACGGATATAGCTTTGGAAGTTCTCAGAAAGGATATTGAAATGGCAGGTTTTGGTTTGCCAAGGATTACTAATGGTAGCTGTAGCGAAGCTGTTTCTGATTCAACTTATACACCAGACCCTTCTACATTGAATACTAATTGTGATCCACTCGCGCCTTTTAGTTTGTCAGATAATACAGGACCAAATCAATCTGACGTTCTTGCTATAAGGTCTTCAGTTGCTGCTTTGAATAGTTCAACAGAACATTGGGGATATGTCTCTTCTAATGGTTATAAAGAATTGGGAAAGAGTGGAGATGTGAGCGATGTTGTCTTTAATATAATTGATCCTAAAAGTATGGAGCCTTTGCAAATATCTCCTTGCAAACTAAGCAGTTTGACTCTCGTAGGTGGTAAGGTTTATCTGGTGTTTGGACTTGGTGACAAAAGCGTTAATATGCCATTTAACAGAGTTGATTACTTTCTTTACAGACCTGCAAACGGTATGCCATCAAGGTGTAGTCCTAATAGTTATGAATTATATAGAGCCACTATAGATCAATCAGATGGCAAAAGAAATAGACAGCCCATTTTTGATTGCGTTGAAGATTTTCAGGTAGTATTTGGATTAGATACAAATGATAATGGGACAATAGATAAATGGAGTTCATCTTTACCTTCCGACCTTTACGATTTAGATAAGCAATTGAAGCAGCTTAGAGTGTTTATAGTTTATCAGGAAGGAAAGAAAGATCCCAATTTTTCTTTCTCTGGTTCTATATCCATAGGGGATAGTGATACAGGTGAGATAAAAAAATTCACTCCAACAGGAGATGATGTTCATTATAGGTGGAGAATGACAGAGCTTGTTGTTTATCCTATGAATATAACCTTAAGGGAAAGGAAGTTGCAATGA
- a CDS encoding type II secretion system protein, translating to MSVKTIKGFTLVELLVSIVIALIVFVALSKALVVYTKYNVLNSLRNYAITIAQSCINNLRSGHKCSDNVSVRYRNFTEVFKITAPDPLGFDSGSYNSVVVTVSYKYGGNDYSYSITTTVYKP from the coding sequence GTGAGTGTAAAAACTATTAAAGGATTTACCCTTGTAGAGTTGCTGGTGAGTATAGTTATAGCTTTAATTGTTTTTGTAGCTTTATCTAAGGCTCTTGTAGTGTATACAAAGTATAATGTTCTTAATTCTTTAAGAAATTATGCTATAACTATAGCTCAGTCTTGCATTAATAATTTAAGGTCGGGGCATAAATGTTCTGATAATGTTAGTGTCAGGTACAGAAATTTTACAGAGGTTTTTAAAATAACTGCGCCAGACCCGTTAGGATTTGATAGTGGGAGCTACAATAGTGTAGTTGTGACTGTTTCTTATAAATATGGCGGGAATGATTACTCTTATTCTATAACTACCACGGTGTACAAGCCATGA
- a CDS encoding prepilin-type N-terminal cleavage/methylation domain-containing protein: protein MNNKGFSLIELIVVIVIISILLSIAVPMYSSWVKRQGIAKDTKKIFSELNYLRLKAFTTKDEYSLCWENNPFKVVYIKKNGNKEGSLSLKYEFVGDIGLGYNCVDFSPDGTADHTGNIRINDVNSKASIDCVDVSRFRISLGKWSEGECKNY, encoded by the coding sequence ATGAATAACAAAGGCTTTAGTCTGATTGAACTTATAGTAGTTATAGTTATAATTTCTATCTTGCTGTCTATTGCTGTGCCGATGTATAGCAGTTGGGTGAAACGACAAGGTATAGCTAAGGATACCAAAAAGATATTCTCTGAGCTTAATTATCTTAGACTTAAGGCTTTTACGACTAAAGATGAATACTCTCTTTGTTGGGAAAACAACCCTTTCAAGGTTGTTTACATAAAGAAGAATGGAAATAAAGAAGGCAGTCTGTCTTTAAAGTATGAGTTTGTGGGTGATATTGGTTTAGGGTATAATTGTGTAGATTTTTCTCCAGATGGAACAGCTGATCATACAGGCAATATAAGGATAAATGATGTAAATTCCAAAGCGAGTATAGATTGTGTTGATGTTTCTCGTTTTAGAATAAGTTTAGGAAAATGGAGTGAAGGTGAGTGTAAAAACTATTAA
- a CDS encoding VWA domain-containing protein: MKKKLIFIFFGVLIFVISNFSLAENIPYCAKPPFIQANLPSNVMLVLDYSGSMSFPAYYSANYKIRENSPSYEEPYYDNSKTYYGYFIPGENYKKVNGVWEITNDTNSCDIECYKDYNNEGYYITMCSASGVCSGNELNFAYMTRMDILRWILTGGSTQKISECVYSKNGCSIYDNWRNCENNYVCSWSWWYGECQNGGWYSCSDYTNKYNCNNNPVCTYIEESVVNTLENNALIKMEDVSSYNPADKKVEGILQRIEKQEQKPRIGAVFFSSDIKDRVGLSDNYTELISSINTKSPGGGTCTACAVDEMKELFSQKSDTIEKYGDVNPYEFNIDDKEVKVPCAKNFILLMSDGEWNIPDTTTKSDPIKPIDDMWKGGTADLVKDLPGKQQVETYTVSMFANPDDKGTNALKWMAVYGNYIDSRDHSVVYPCNQSSYPNTSLTVAENLENNCSNGEVKQNKDGTGPYGFYEGDNPEELKKAITEAFNEILKQASSGTAASVLSEKERVNMGIIQAAFYPEKVFVDSSNTYKVKWIGSLYNWWFYGAYTFNGYVSNIREDTIDNKYLDICSNGKPGGDYIIEYDFENGELKIKGYKSSCGGVEYSDTPAVVYNGLDSAHYVWEAGKKLAEEKPSDRTIYTYVGDTLPKDSEKPLEQLQSLNNSDTYKPSTLFGDSNKDGVIVIDNSSDKVITFDNLKSYIYGNDISGYRERVIDDKGDTWKLGDIIYSTPKVVNYDDYSVAFVGANDGMLHAFLVGKYRYDGLGPYQLGRLTNSVFDSGTGSLGKELWAFIPKNALPYLRFLADPDYCHMYFVDLTPYIIEMKDKWGNVEKRILIGGMRLGGAVGCDNSTYCINPPEDTCPDPENYSSTHDPSTSPEGCLGLSSYFALDITDPTQPKFLWEFSNPDLGFSYSGPAFIKKKDDKGNWHYYVMFSSGPTDYNGDVGQHFYVFVLSLNSTLKNSDGSYNPAFFTVTDVYKKDLSNIVDSDYAFGGRLFTQGVDFNGDGSTDILFEGVVEYKNGEWKGNVIGIRPSDLNPANWDYFKLFTTPIGPVVASINYEKCFKKHFIYFGSGRYFYKDDTPDGEVEKLYGLEIDDCLNNDCSFTPSGLYTSDDSCSHIGENGYGWYQNLLEEGDGYNKERTITGATTTDENVVFFTTTQPTSDVCGFGGRSRLWGMNCATGESLTNQQCKNYQTGKIIGTLLLQTSVGEISKFDINITNVTKPEGNITPFTQENGKATEWKSGVAPENKSNWTPPPTKKPAKILYEIEN, translated from the coding sequence ATGAAAAAAAAGTTAATATTTATATTTTTTGGTGTGTTGATTTTTGTTATATCCAACTTTTCTCTTGCTGAAAATATCCCATATTGCGCAAAACCACCGTTTATACAAGCAAATTTACCATCTAATGTGATGCTTGTTTTAGACTATTCGGGAAGTATGTCGTTTCCTGCTTATTACTCCGCTAATTATAAGATAAGAGAAAATAGTCCCTCCTACGAAGAACCTTATTATGATAATTCTAAGACTTATTATGGATATTTTATTCCGGGTGAAAATTACAAAAAAGTAAATGGTGTATGGGAAATAACAAATGATACAAACTCGTGTGATATAGAGTGCTATAAAGATTACAATAATGAAGGTTACTATATTACTATGTGTTCAGCTTCAGGGGTTTGTAGTGGTAATGAGTTAAATTTTGCATATATGACGAGAATGGATATTTTAAGATGGATTTTAACAGGAGGAAGTACTCAAAAAATAAGTGAATGTGTATATAGCAAGAATGGTTGCAGTATATACGACAATTGGCGGAACTGTGAAAACAATTATGTGTGTTCATGGTCGTGGTGGTATGGAGAATGTCAGAATGGTGGTTGGTATAGCTGTTCAGATTATACCAATAAGTATAATTGTAATAATAATCCAGTGTGCACTTACATTGAAGAATCAGTTGTTAACACATTAGAGAATAATGCCTTAATAAAAATGGAAGATGTCTCATCATATAATCCTGCAGATAAAAAAGTTGAAGGAATTTTGCAGCGGATAGAAAAACAAGAGCAAAAACCAAGGATAGGGGCTGTATTTTTTAGTAGTGACATTAAAGATAGAGTTGGTCTTTCTGATAATTATACTGAGTTAATTAGTAGCATAAACACCAAAAGCCCTGGTGGAGGCACATGTACTGCATGTGCTGTAGATGAAATGAAAGAGCTTTTTTCTCAAAAAAGTGACACCATAGAAAAATATGGAGATGTGAACCCTTATGAGTTTAATATAGATGATAAGGAAGTGAAAGTTCCTTGCGCCAAAAATTTCATTCTTTTGATGTCTGATGGCGAATGGAATATACCCGATACAACAACAAAGTCTGATCCTATAAAGCCTATAGACGACATGTGGAAAGGTGGGACGGCTGACTTGGTTAAGGATTTGCCGGGCAAACAACAGGTTGAGACATATACTGTGAGTATGTTTGCTAATCCTGATGATAAGGGAACAAATGCCCTTAAATGGATGGCTGTTTATGGAAATTACATTGATTCTAGAGATCATAGTGTGGTTTACCCTTGTAATCAGAGTAGTTATCCTAACACAAGCTTAACTGTTGCTGAGAATCTTGAGAATAATTGCTCAAACGGTGAAGTAAAGCAGAATAAAGATGGCACTGGCCCTTATGGCTTTTATGAAGGTGATAACCCTGAAGAATTGAAAAAAGCTATCACGGAAGCCTTTAACGAAATTTTAAAACAAGCTTCTTCTGGCACGGCCGCTTCTGTTTTATCTGAGAAAGAGAGAGTAAATATGGGTATAATTCAAGCAGCTTTTTATCCTGAAAAAGTATTTGTGGATTCTTCTAATACCTATAAAGTGAAATGGATAGGTTCTTTATACAATTGGTGGTTTTATGGCGCCTATACATTTAACGGGTATGTAAGTAATATAAGAGAGGATACAATAGATAACAAATATCTTGATATTTGTAGTAACGGAAAACCAGGTGGTGATTATATTATAGAATATGATTTTGAAAATGGAGAATTAAAGATAAAGGGCTATAAAAGTAGTTGTGGCGGAGTAGAATATTCTGACACACCCGCTGTTGTTTATAACGGTTTAGATAGTGCTCACTATGTATGGGAAGCAGGGAAAAAGCTTGCAGAAGAAAAGCCTTCTGACAGAACCATATATACATATGTTGGTGATACATTGCCGAAAGATTCTGAAAAACCGCTTGAGCAACTGCAAAGTTTAAATAACTCTGATACTTATAAGCCATCAACCCTATTTGGTGATTCTAATAAGGATGGAGTTATTGTTATAGATAATAGTAGTGATAAAGTTATCACCTTTGACAATCTTAAAAGCTATATATACGGGAATGATATAAGTGGATATAGAGAAAGAGTTATAGATGATAAGGGAGATACTTGGAAGCTTGGCGATATTATATATTCAACTCCTAAGGTAGTTAATTATGACGATTATTCTGTGGCTTTTGTGGGTGCAAATGACGGTATGTTACATGCATTTTTGGTTGGTAAGTATAGGTATGATGGTTTAGGCCCTTACCAACTTGGAAGGCTTACAAATAGTGTTTTTGATTCTGGAACTGGTAGCTTAGGTAAAGAGTTGTGGGCTTTTATTCCTAAAAATGCTCTACCTTATCTCAGGTTTCTTGCAGACCCTGATTACTGTCATATGTATTTTGTTGACCTTACACCATACATAATAGAAATGAAAGATAAATGGGGGAATGTAGAGAAAAGAATTCTAATAGGCGGAATGAGACTCGGCGGAGCTGTTGGATGTGATAATTCTACCTATTGTATTAATCCGCCTGAAGATACATGCCCTGATCCAGAAAATTACAGTTCTACTCATGATCCATCTACTTCTCCTGAGGGATGCTTAGGATTGTCTTCGTATTTTGCTCTTGATATAACCGATCCTACGCAACCGAAGTTTTTATGGGAGTTTAGTAATCCTGATTTAGGTTTCTCTTATTCTGGGCCAGCTTTTATTAAGAAGAAAGATGATAAAGGAAACTGGCATTACTATGTAATGTTTTCTTCTGGACCTACGGACTATAATGGAGATGTTGGGCAACATTTTTATGTATTTGTTCTGTCTTTAAACAGCACTTTAAAAAATAGTGATGGTAGTTATAATCCTGCTTTCTTTACTGTAACTGATGTGTATAAGAAAGATTTGTCTAATATAGTGGATTCGGACTATGCATTTGGCGGTAGGTTGTTTACTCAAGGAGTAGATTTTAATGGAGATGGTTCCACGGATATTTTATTTGAAGGAGTAGTTGAGTATAAAAACGGCGAATGGAAGGGAAATGTAATAGGTATAAGGCCTTCTGATTTAAACCCTGCAAATTGGGATTATTTTAAGTTGTTTACAACTCCTATAGGCCCTGTTGTTGCTTCTATAAATTACGAGAAGTGTTTCAAAAAACATTTTATATATTTTGGCAGTGGAAGGTATTTTTATAAAGATGATACTCCGGATGGAGAAGTTGAGAAACTATATGGTTTAGAAATAGACGATTGTTTGAATAATGATTGTTCCTTTACTCCGTCAGGTCTGTATACATCAGATGATTCTTGCTCACATATAGGTGAGAACGGATATGGTTGGTATCAAAATCTTCTCGAAGAAGGAGATGGGTATAACAAGGAAAGGACAATCACTGGAGCAACAACTACAGATGAAAATGTTGTTTTCTTTACTACAACCCAACCAACATCAGATGTGTGTGGATTTGGTGGAAGGTCAAGATTGTGGGGTATGAACTGTGCAACTGGAGAATCATTGACCAATCAGCAGTGTAAAAACTATCAAACGGGCAAGATAATAGGAACATTACTTCTTCAAACATCTGTTGGAGAGATATCAAAATTTGATATAAATATAACCAATGTCACAAAACCTGAAGGAAATATTACTCCATTTACTCAAGAAAACGGTAAGGCTACGGAGTGGAAAAGTGGTGTTGCTCCTGAGAATAAGTCTAATTGGACTCCTCCACCAACTAAAAAACCAGCAAAGATTTTGTATGAGATTGAGAACTGA
- a CDS encoding HAMP domain-containing histidine kinase codes for MIFWLVAIDAIVVLFFKNGIVDYYKREIEAYIKLYKSEGDKHLPSYIKIVETQQKPEGYVLYRLEGSKYVFVNIDRIKNKLLKFLYTLLLWEFALSLTVILIVHFLLKKMLKYKHESEEFLRFVVLSLSHKLGNFIAAQKVNIEMIGSDVDAIERLKAVVDEFECDLNLLKSVIKFEENLKPEETNICKELEELKNVYEDKSVAILVECDNIRVKLNSADFKIVVDELFRNAYKYSMNFVKVKVWVDKKVVMSIENDIKDISTGSGLGLKIVEYVAKRNRWFVDYKVEGNIFKVVVIFG; via the coding sequence GTGATTTTTTGGCTTGTGGCTATAGATGCTATTGTGGTGTTGTTTTTTAAAAATGGTATAGTTGATTATTACAAGAGAGAGATAGAAGCCTATATAAAACTTTATAAGTCTGAAGGAGATAAACATTTGCCTTCCTATATAAAGATAGTTGAGACTCAGCAAAAACCTGAAGGGTATGTACTCTACCGATTGGAAGGGAGTAAGTATGTATTTGTGAATATAGATAGAATAAAAAATAAACTCTTGAAATTTCTCTACACTTTGCTTTTGTGGGAGTTTGCTTTGAGTTTAACTGTTATTCTTATTGTTCATTTTCTTCTTAAGAAAATGCTTAAATATAAGCATGAATCAGAAGAGTTTTTAAGATTTGTGGTGCTTTCTTTGTCTCATAAACTTGGCAATTTTATAGCGGCTCAAAAGGTCAATATAGAAATGATAGGTAGTGATGTAGATGCTATTGAGAGACTAAAGGCTGTTGTAGATGAGTTTGAGTGTGATTTGAATTTGCTTAAGAGTGTTATAAAGTTTGAAGAAAATTTGAAACCAGAAGAGACAAATATATGCAAAGAGTTAGAAGAGTTAAAGAATGTGTATGAAGATAAAAGTGTAGCTATCTTGGTTGAGTGTGATAATATTAGAGTTAAGCTGAATTCTGCGGATTTTAAGATTGTAGTTGATGAGCTTTTTAGAAATGCATACAAGTATTCGATGAATTTTGTAAAGGTAAAGGTATGGGTAGATAAAAAGGTTGTTATGAGTATTGAAAACGATATAAAAGATATATCCACAGGTTCTGGGTTGGGATTGAAAATCGTTGAATATGTAGCTAAAAGGAACAGATGGTTTGTGGATTATAAAGTGGAAGGGAATATTTTTAAGGTTGTGGTTATTTTTGGGTGA
- a CDS encoding response regulator transcription factor translates to MNRIMLVEDDKYLGDALKRYLNKNDFLCDWIEDDRDVMIILNSKHYDLIVLDLILKFSKGEELLAKIRKKYSIPVIVLTAKVGIESKEDCFNLGADDYITKPFEPRELILRINSILRRVYSNRYIIGDVCIDLDNKIAKKNSEVVGFTQKEWSMLELFVKNKGKVVSVDEILRYVWDGSDVGEDSIRAYVKRLRNVLGKDRIKNIKGRGYILLEG, encoded by the coding sequence ATGAACAGGATAATGCTTGTTGAAGATGATAAATATCTCGGTGATGCTTTAAAGAGATATTTGAATAAGAATGATTTTTTATGCGATTGGATAGAAGATGATAGAGATGTAATGATTATTCTCAATTCCAAACACTATGATTTGATTGTTTTGGATTTGATATTGAAATTTTCAAAAGGCGAAGAGTTGCTGGCTAAAATAAGAAAAAAATACTCAATACCTGTTATTGTTTTGACGGCTAAGGTTGGGATAGAAAGCAAAGAAGATTGCTTTAATCTTGGAGCTGACGATTATATAACTAAGCCGTTTGAACCAAGGGAACTCATCTTGAGAATAAATTCCATTTTGAGAAGAGTGTATTCAAATAGGTATATTATTGGTGATGTTTGTATAGATTTAGATAATAAGATAGCCAAAAAGAACAGCGAAGTCGTTGGATTTACTCAGAAAGAGTGGAGTATGTTGGAGCTTTTCGTAAAGAATAAGGGAAAAGTTGTGTCTGTGGATGAGATTTTAAGGTATGTATGGGATGGTAGTGATGTGGGAGAAGATTCTATAAGGGCATATGTAAAAAGGTTAAGGAATGTTTTGGGTAAGGATAGGATAAAGAACATAAAAGGAAGGGGATATATTTTATTAGAAGGATAG